The proteins below are encoded in one region of Elgaria multicarinata webbii isolate HBS135686 ecotype San Diego chromosome 8, rElgMul1.1.pri, whole genome shotgun sequence:
- the CLRN3 gene encoding clarin-3, whose amino-acid sequence MPSKRKSMMFASAFFTSVCSFVIVCFVLATKNWVSSKIYYTGNNSTGMTTITYGLFEGVCSIMADLNAPEGSFQVADLMGNETVKNFNTVIIILLILILLSSFLSSGFTFYNVISNPYQTFLGPVGVYTWNAISGICSLLTLILFAVNVEVNKMSFELVVQHCSWVESQTKTGQSNAYAYSYWIILLIILLNVATIIIIVFYQHAKYSKRKEQERPMENAPKDGILF is encoded by the exons ATGCCATCCAAGCGAAAATCCATGAtgtttgcttctgcttttttCACCAGTGTCTGCTCCTTTGTGATAGTTTGCTTTGTTCTTGCAACCAAAAACTGGGTCTCAAGTAAAATTTACTACACTGGCAACAATTCAACTGGGATGACAACAATTACATATGGACTGTTTGAAGGCGTTTGCTCAATTATGGCGGACCTTAATGCACCAGAAGGTTCTTTCCAAG TTGCAGATTTGATGGGAAATGAAACAGTGAAGAATTTCAACACTGTGATTATCATTCTGCTCATTCTTATTTTGCTCAGCTCCTTCCTCAGCTCTGGATTTACATTCTACAATGTTATTAGCAATCCCTATCAAACATTTTTGGGTCCTGTTGGGGTCTATACCTGGAATGCCATATCTG GCATCTGCTCTCTTCTCACCTTGATCCTGTTTGCTGTGAATGTGGAAGTGAATAAAATGTCCTTTGAGCTGGTTGTCCAACACTGCAGTTGGGTAGAAAGCCAGACGAAAACTGGACAGTCCAACGCTTATGCATATTCATACTGGATCATACTTCTTATAATCCTTCTCAATGTAGCAACTATTATCATCATTGTTTTTTACCAACATGCAAAGTATTCAAAAAGGAAGGAACAAGAGAGACCGATGGAAAATGCACCAAAAGATGGCATTTTATTTTAG